One part of the Ancylomarina subtilis genome encodes these proteins:
- a CDS encoding toxin-antitoxin system YwqK family antitoxin, producing the protein MSKFISFSLIFLFSLTLSAQNINQEDEQGRKQGYWENTTPMGRKIYAGNFKDGYPEGEMLRYHDNGALKAHLLFSNKGKNAKAKLYNTYGQLAASGNYTNKKKDSLWQYFDKNEQILIQEYYVDGKKDGLSTYYYPNSQEYETYEYKNNLKHGKWIRYNRSGKKIISAHYLNGKLNNAFTTYYNNGIIKIDGFYKNGKRHEKWIFYTPKGQINKTIIYTMGVANNQDEIDAIQQRELDAMEANKNKDIDPEHYIENPTEYLMKQRRK; encoded by the coding sequence ATGTCAAAATTCATTTCTTTCAGCTTGATCTTCCTATTTTCATTGACTCTATCCGCTCAAAACATCAATCAAGAAGATGAACAGGGGCGCAAACAGGGCTATTGGGAAAATACCACTCCAATGGGAAGAAAAATATATGCCGGAAACTTCAAAGATGGCTATCCTGAAGGTGAGATGCTTCGTTATCATGACAATGGAGCACTAAAAGCACATTTATTATTTTCTAATAAAGGGAAAAATGCCAAAGCAAAACTATACAATACCTATGGACAATTAGCTGCTAGTGGTAACTATACAAACAAAAAGAAAGATTCGTTGTGGCAATATTTTGACAAAAACGAACAGATTCTGATTCAGGAATATTATGTGGATGGAAAAAAGGATGGATTAAGCACGTATTACTATCCCAATAGCCAAGAATACGAAACCTATGAATATAAAAATAACCTTAAACACGGAAAGTGGATTCGTTATAACAGGTCTGGAAAAAAAATCATCAGTGCTCACTATTTAAATGGTAAATTAAATAATGCTTTCACAACCTATTATAACAATGGCATTATTAAAATTGATGGATTTTACAAGAACGGCAAACGACATGAAAAGTGGATCTTTTACACACCAAAGGGTCAGATTAATAAAACGATAATATACACAATGGGTGTTGCCAATAATCAGGATGAAATTGATGCCATTCAACAAAGAGAATTGGATGCCATGGAAGCAAACAAAAACAAGGATATTGACCCCGAACATTATATTGAGAACCCCACTGAATATTTGATGAAACAAAGAAGAAAATAA
- the dacB gene encoding D-alanyl-D-alanine carboxypeptidase/D-alanyl-D-alanine endopeptidase: MTRFILKYCFITYLLLAYISVFAQNYSDQKLVDTFVEQDIFKSASIGIEIRDLKTGEIFAAHNSKKSLTPASTQKLLTTAAALEILDANFQFQTEVIITGRIDKNGILMGNLIIKGNGDPSLASKYFPKNNRFISSIYQELKKNGIHQINGKLIVDTTCYKSSVPRTWIWEDIGNYYGAVPHAISYKDNTYTLHFESKEAGQFTKIIKVDSKQSGITFSNQVMSSTINKDRAYIFGGPTDSHRLVEGTIPQNRSDFKVKGAVSKPDMVLLSDLNKVLQAGGIPIKEQDFRTKTQKTLLIFKSPPLSEIVALTNQKSINLFADHLLFQIGMNEKNEGSWQSGISALKEFWQSKGLDSTSLFLFDGSGLSHFNAISAQALNQVLAHMNRSENATSFFNSLPIAGQNGTLKSFGKQSDLAGNFSAKTGSMTGVRSYSGILKRQDGTPVAISLIINNYSCHTKLLNEELKILLVNLARK, encoded by the coding sequence ATGACACGATTTATTTTAAAATACTGTTTCATCACTTACCTCCTTTTAGCCTATATTTCTGTCTTTGCACAAAATTATAGTGATCAAAAGCTGGTTGATACTTTTGTAGAGCAAGATATCTTTAAATCAGCGAGCATTGGCATTGAGATTCGGGATCTAAAAACAGGTGAAATTTTTGCCGCTCACAACTCAAAAAAGAGCCTGACTCCTGCTTCAACACAAAAGCTACTGACAACAGCGGCAGCCCTTGAAATTTTAGACGCCAATTTTCAATTCCAAACAGAGGTTATTATCACTGGCCGAATTGATAAAAATGGCATTTTGATGGGGAATCTCATCATCAAAGGCAATGGAGATCCTAGTCTGGCATCCAAATATTTTCCTAAGAATAACCGCTTTATCTCTTCGATATATCAGGAGCTAAAAAAAAATGGAATTCATCAAATTAATGGCAAGCTGATCGTTGATACAACTTGCTACAAGAGCTCTGTGCCACGCACATGGATTTGGGAAGATATAGGGAATTATTATGGAGCGGTACCTCATGCAATAAGTTATAAGGACAATACTTACACACTGCATTTTGAGTCAAAAGAAGCCGGACAATTTACCAAAATTATAAAAGTTGACAGCAAACAAAGTGGCATCACATTCTCCAACCAAGTGATGAGCTCAACCATCAATAAAGACCGAGCTTATATCTTTGGTGGTCCAACAGATTCGCATAGACTTGTCGAGGGAACCATTCCTCAAAATCGCTCTGACTTTAAAGTAAAAGGTGCCGTATCAAAACCTGATATGGTTTTACTTTCAGACTTGAATAAGGTTCTTCAGGCTGGAGGCATCCCAATTAAAGAGCAGGATTTTAGAACAAAAACTCAGAAAACCTTACTGATATTCAAGTCGCCTCCCCTATCTGAAATAGTCGCTTTAACCAATCAAAAAAGCATCAACCTGTTTGCTGATCATCTTTTATTTCAAATTGGGATGAACGAGAAAAATGAAGGATCATGGCAATCGGGCATCAGTGCTTTGAAAGAATTCTGGCAATCAAAAGGCCTTGACTCCACTAGCTTATTTCTGTTTGATGGCAGTGGTCTATCCCACTTTAATGCGATATCAGCTCAGGCTTTAAATCAAGTCCTGGCACATATGAATAGAAGTGAAAATGCAACATCCTTTTTCAATTCACTACCTATTGCAGGTCAAAATGGCACACTCAAAAGTTTTGGAAAACAAAGTGACTTGGCAGGGAATTTCAGCGCAAAAACAGGGAGTATGACGGGCGTCAGATCTTATTCCGGAATCCTTAAAAGACAAGATGGCACACCCGTTGCAATTAGTCTAATCATTAACAATTACTCATGCCATACAAAACTTCTAAATGAAGAACTAAAGATTTTACTGGTAAATTTAGCCCGTAAATAA
- the xseA gene encoding exodeoxyribonuclease VII large subunit gives MKGISLYQLNNQIKSHLSNAFSDEIWVIAEISELRQTQTGHCYLELIEKDENTDQITAKARATIWAYTFRMLHPYFKTSTGQTLSSGIKVLIKVSVEFQEIYGYSLNIKDIDPTYTLGDMARRKKEVIDKLKQEGVFDMNRDLLFPEIPKTIALISSPTAAGYEDFVNQLDTNSQGYKFHHKLFPAIMQGNQAEASIIETLEKIYAYEDIFDVVVIIRGGGSTSDLNCFDTYALAQNIAQFPIPVISGIGHERDESVVDMVANVKVKTPTAAAEFLIDCFDECEAYHEGLQENFIASIQDILIESSDRLQQLSQKFTPQVRQILANKNNQLDMARQSIIASGKSLLRNSKHQLQTYSFDLKLNIKHLLDMEQMNLNQFLLKQRNVSRRFFNKHKHQLELFEQSAKYADPENILKKGYTLTLNQGKIVKDVSQLKEDDIIETKFAKGSVESQVKRIKK, from the coding sequence GTGAAAGGCATATCCTTATATCAGCTCAACAATCAAATTAAATCGCATTTATCCAATGCCTTTTCGGATGAAATTTGGGTGATTGCCGAAATATCAGAACTGAGGCAAACTCAAACAGGACATTGCTATCTGGAACTAATCGAAAAAGACGAAAACACCGACCAGATTACAGCTAAAGCGCGTGCGACGATATGGGCATACACCTTTAGAATGCTTCATCCTTATTTCAAAACCAGTACAGGACAAACTCTTAGTTCCGGGATTAAAGTTTTGATAAAAGTTAGTGTCGAGTTCCAGGAAATATATGGCTACAGCCTAAATATTAAGGATATTGATCCCACATATACCTTGGGTGATATGGCTCGAAGGAAAAAAGAGGTTATCGATAAATTAAAACAAGAAGGTGTCTTTGATATGAATCGGGATCTTCTGTTTCCGGAAATTCCAAAAACTATAGCCCTTATATCATCACCAACGGCAGCCGGTTATGAAGATTTTGTGAATCAACTGGATACTAATTCACAAGGATATAAATTTCACCACAAACTATTCCCGGCTATTATGCAAGGGAATCAGGCAGAGGCATCTATCATAGAAACCTTAGAGAAAATATATGCTTACGAAGATATTTTTGATGTTGTGGTTATCATCCGCGGTGGCGGTTCAACTTCTGATCTCAATTGCTTCGATACTTATGCCCTGGCTCAAAATATTGCACAATTCCCAATTCCAGTCATTTCCGGAATTGGTCATGAACGTGATGAAAGTGTCGTAGATATGGTGGCTAATGTGAAAGTAAAGACGCCAACGGCTGCTGCCGAATTCTTAATCGATTGTTTTGACGAATGCGAAGCCTATCACGAAGGACTACAGGAGAATTTTATCGCCAGTATCCAGGATATTCTAATAGAATCCTCTGATCGACTACAGCAACTGTCACAAAAGTTCACCCCTCAAGTTCGTCAGATATTAGCCAACAAAAATAACCAACTGGATATGGCCAGACAAAGCATCATTGCTTCTGGCAAAAGTCTATTGCGTAACTCAAAACATCAATTACAGACTTACTCTTTCGATTTAAAGTTGAATATCAAGCATCTACTTGATATGGAACAAATGAATCTCAATCAATTTCTTTTAAAACAAAGAAACGTAAGTCGTCGATTTTTTAATAAACACAAACATCAACTCGAACTTTTCGAGCAAAGTGCCAAATACGCTGATCCTGAAAACATCCTGAAAAAGGGCTACACTTTAACACTTAACCAAGGTAAAATCGTAAAAGATGTCAGTCAACTGAAAGAAGATGATATCATCGAAACCAAATTTGCCAAAGGAAGTGTTGAAAGTCAGGTCAAACGGATAAAAAAATAA
- the xseB gene encoding exodeoxyribonuclease VII small subunit has translation MPKKKINYREAITEIEETIQAIENEELDVDQLSDKVKRVSELLKICKEKLHNTEKEVENILNEMEE, from the coding sequence ATGCCTAAAAAGAAAATAAACTACCGCGAAGCCATTACTGAAATTGAAGAAACCATTCAGGCAATTGAAAATGAAGAATTGGATGTGGATCAACTCTCTGACAAAGTAAAACGTGTTTCTGAACTTTTAAAAATCTGCAAAGAAAAACTTCACAATACCGAAAAAGAAGTTGAAAATATTTTGAATGAAATGGAAGAGTAA
- the pnuC gene encoding nicotinamide riboside transporter PnuC, with product MLDWISANSVEIIGTLSGFIFLYLEIKQNKWLWPVGLFSALMYIYVFFVAKFYADMGLQFYYVFISIYGWFHWSRSKGQNEDELPVVNLSVGLFFKLLLASLFIYMGISFILVNYTDSPIPYWDSFTTALSIVATWMLARKILEQWLVWVLVDAVSMGLYLYKGLYPTSILFAFYTVLALYGYYQWKKDMLKSKAF from the coding sequence ATGTTAGATTGGATCAGTGCAAACAGTGTTGAAATAATAGGAACGCTTTCAGGCTTTATTTTTCTGTATTTAGAAATCAAACAAAACAAATGGCTTTGGCCTGTTGGTTTGTTTTCTGCACTGATGTATATCTATGTGTTTTTTGTTGCTAAGTTTTATGCCGATATGGGGCTTCAGTTCTATTATGTCTTTATCAGCATATATGGTTGGTTCCATTGGTCACGCTCGAAAGGGCAGAATGAAGACGAATTACCTGTGGTCAATTTAAGTGTAGGTCTCTTTTTTAAACTTCTGTTGGCGAGTTTATTTATTTATATGGGCATTTCTTTTATTTTGGTCAATTATACCGATTCTCCTATACCTTACTGGGATTCTTTTACAACTGCTTTAAGTATTGTCGCCACATGGATGTTAGCTCGAAAGATACTTGAACAATGGCTGGTTTGGGTCCTTGTTGATGCCGTATCCATGGGATTGTATCTTTACAAAGGTTTATATCCGACTTCAATTTTATTTGCCTTTTATACGGTCTTGGCTTTGTATGGTTATTATCAGTGGAAAAAAGATATGCTAAAGTCCAAAGCATTCTAA
- a CDS encoding thiamine diphosphokinase, whose translation MRLKSAVILANGSFPVHEIPLNILKTSECLVCCDGAINKLETAGIKAHAIVGDLDSLSNDLKRKYQDIIHHFSNQDTNDLTKAVNWCLMNKINDITIVGATGERDDHMIGNIFLLPSYTKKMKVKMLTDYGIFTPVMRSRNFDSYIGQQVSIFSPQAETIITTANLRYELTNQKLDMLWQGTLNESMGDSFRIDFEGPSLIVYQEY comes from the coding sequence ATGAGATTAAAATCAGCAGTAATATTAGCCAATGGTAGTTTTCCGGTTCATGAAATTCCCTTGAATATTTTAAAAACATCGGAATGCCTGGTTTGTTGCGATGGAGCCATTAATAAGCTTGAAACTGCGGGTATAAAAGCTCATGCCATTGTGGGTGATTTGGATTCACTTTCTAATGATTTAAAACGCAAGTATCAGGATATTATCCATCATTTTTCGAATCAGGATACCAATGATTTAACCAAAGCGGTAAACTGGTGTTTGATGAATAAGATCAACGATATTACCATTGTTGGTGCTACGGGTGAACGGGATGATCATATGATTGGTAATATTTTTCTTTTGCCATCTTATACGAAAAAGATGAAGGTGAAAATGCTGACTGATTATGGGATTTTCACACCTGTTATGCGCTCCCGAAACTTCGATTCTTATATTGGGCAACAAGTTTCAATATTCTCTCCTCAAGCAGAAACCATTATCACGACAGCTAACCTACGCTACGAACTAACCAATCAGAAACTGGACATGTTGTGGCAAGGTACTTTAAATGAATCGATGGGGGATAGCTTTCGTATCGATTTTGAAGGGCCATCGTTGATTGTTTATCAGGAGTATTAA
- a CDS encoding porin family protein, giving the protein MKRILVIICVLITSYGYAQDIKFGAKAGLNFADYVGDDTGGNDAVTKFYFGGFVNSPITERLSFQPEFLFSFQGAEFDDVFDNKVKFNTNYLNIPILLKMDLGSNDFVSLYAGPQLGILLSAEAEADGDTEDMKDAMNSLQLGLNLGFSLKVTKEFALDIRYNRGLSKAFDGEGKIYSSVLQLGASFMF; this is encoded by the coding sequence ATGAAGAGAATATTAGTTATTATTTGTGTTCTAATCACTTCTTATGGTTATGCACAAGATATAAAATTTGGTGCAAAAGCAGGTTTGAATTTTGCAGATTACGTTGGTGATGATACTGGAGGTAATGATGCCGTTACAAAATTTTATTTTGGTGGTTTTGTTAATTCTCCTATAACTGAAAGATTGTCATTTCAACCGGAATTCTTATTCTCATTTCAAGGGGCAGAATTTGATGATGTTTTTGACAATAAAGTAAAATTCAACACTAATTACTTAAATATTCCGATCTTATTGAAGATGGATCTTGGTTCGAATGATTTTGTAAGTCTTTATGCTGGACCTCAATTGGGTATATTGCTAAGTGCTGAAGCTGAGGCTGACGGGGATACTGAAGATATGAAGGATGCTATGAATAGTTTACAATTAGGTCTGAATTTAGGTTTTTCATTAAAAGTAACAAAAGAATTTGCTCTTGATATCAGATACAACAGAGGTTTATCTAAGGCTTTTGACGGTGAAGGGAAAATATATTCTTCTGTGTTACAATTGGGAGCTTCTTTTATGTTCTAG